Proteins co-encoded in one Kocuria flava genomic window:
- a CDS encoding aldehyde dehydrogenase family protein, with translation MSVETQSLTTVYAQPGTEGSKVTFKPRYEHWIGGQWVPPVQGRYFENISPVNGKPFTEVARGTAEDIDAALDAAWAAAPAWGKTPVAERALVLHRVADRMEQNLEMLAVAETWDNGKPVRETINADIALAIDHFRYFAGAIRAQEGTLSQLDDNTTSYHFHEPLGVVGQIIPWNFPILMGVWKLAPALAAGNAVVLKPAEQTPASIMVLMELLADILPPGVVNVVNGFGVEAGKPLASSPRIRKIAFTGETTTGRLIMQYASQNIIPVTLELGGKSPNIFFEDVAAAQDSFYDKALEGFAFFALNQGEVCTCPSRALIQGSIYDRLLADGVERVKGMVQGNPLDLDTQVGAQASNDQLQKILSYIDIGRQEGAKVLVGGERNVLDGDLAEGFYVSPTVFEGENSMRIFQEEIFGPVLSVTRFTDYADAMATANDTLYGLGAGVWARNGNLAYRAGRDIQAGRVWVNQYHNYPAHSAFGGYKSSGIGRENHLMMLDHYQQTKNLLVSYSEDAQGFF, from the coding sequence ATGAGCGTTGAAACCCAGTCCCTCACCACCGTCTACGCGCAGCCGGGCACCGAGGGCTCGAAGGTCACCTTCAAGCCCCGCTACGAGCACTGGATCGGCGGACAGTGGGTCCCGCCCGTGCAGGGCCGGTACTTCGAGAACATCTCCCCGGTCAACGGCAAGCCCTTCACGGAGGTGGCCCGCGGCACCGCCGAGGACATCGACGCCGCGCTCGACGCCGCGTGGGCCGCCGCCCCGGCCTGGGGCAAGACCCCGGTCGCCGAGCGGGCGCTGGTGCTCCACCGGGTCGCCGACCGGATGGAGCAGAACCTCGAGATGCTCGCCGTGGCCGAGACCTGGGACAACGGCAAGCCCGTGCGCGAGACCATCAACGCGGACATCGCCCTGGCCATCGACCACTTCCGCTACTTCGCCGGGGCCATCCGCGCCCAGGAGGGCACCCTCTCCCAGCTCGACGACAACACCACGTCCTACCACTTCCACGAGCCCCTCGGGGTGGTGGGGCAGATCATCCCCTGGAACTTCCCGATCCTCATGGGCGTGTGGAAGCTCGCCCCGGCCCTGGCCGCGGGCAACGCCGTGGTGCTCAAGCCGGCCGAGCAGACCCCGGCCTCGATCATGGTGCTCATGGAGCTGCTCGCGGACATCCTGCCCCCGGGCGTGGTCAACGTGGTCAACGGCTTCGGCGTGGAGGCCGGCAAGCCGCTGGCCTCCAGCCCCCGGATCCGCAAGATCGCCTTCACCGGCGAGACCACCACCGGCCGGCTCATCATGCAGTACGCGTCCCAGAACATCATCCCGGTGACCCTCGAGCTGGGCGGGAAGTCCCCGAACATCTTCTTCGAGGACGTCGCCGCGGCCCAGGACTCCTTCTACGACAAGGCGCTGGAGGGCTTCGCGTTCTTCGCCCTCAACCAGGGCGAGGTCTGCACCTGCCCCTCGCGGGCCCTGATCCAGGGCTCGATCTACGACCGGCTGCTCGCGGACGGCGTCGAGCGGGTCAAGGGCATGGTCCAGGGCAACCCGCTGGACCTCGACACCCAGGTCGGGGCGCAGGCCTCCAACGACCAGCTGCAGAAGATCCTCTCCTACATCGACATCGGCCGGCAGGAGGGCGCGAAGGTCCTCGTGGGCGGCGAGCGCAACGTGCTGGACGGGGACCTCGCCGAGGGCTTCTACGTCTCCCCCACGGTGTTCGAGGGCGAGAACTCGATGCGCATCTTCCAGGAGGAGATCTTCGGGCCCGTCCTGTCGGTCACCCGCTTCACCGACTACGCCGACGCCATGGCCACCGCCAACGACACCCTCTACGGCCTCGGCGCCGGGGTCTGGGCCCGCAACGGCAACCTGGCCTACCGCGCCGGCCGCGACATCCAGGCCGGGCGCGTGTGGGTGAACCAGTACCACAACTACCCCGCCCACTCCGCGTTCGGCGGCTACAAGTCCTCGGGCATCGGCCGCGAGAACCACCTCATGATGCTGGACCACTACCAGCAGACCAAGAACCTGCTGGTCTCCTACTCCGAGGACGCCCAGGGCTTCTTCTAA
- a CDS encoding biotin--[acetyl-CoA-carboxylase] ligase codes for MSDPRAPGADLRDPAALAALEAVGLRRVEVLDEVGSTNDHLAAAARPAGGTDPAAAWPDLSLVAAGHQSAGRGRLDRVWTTEPGTALTFSLLLRPAGAVPLPDYPWLTLLMAVSVAEALAAEGVDAAVKWPNDVLVDGRKIAGLLAVLVPGDPPAVVLGAGVNVGQDALPVPTATSLRRLTGRASPRPQLLVRVLEAFLPRYRRLCAEPGAAAPGGALHAQVAGRMETLGRAVRAELPGGRPPLVGTAEGLGASGALLVRDAAGTVHEVTAGDVVHLRPAAPAAAAPGASDGGAGDRP; via the coding sequence GTGTCCGATCCCCGCGCCCCCGGCGCCGACCTGCGGGACCCCGCCGCGCTGGCCGCCCTCGAGGCCGTGGGCCTGCGGCGGGTCGAGGTGCTCGACGAGGTCGGCTCCACCAACGACCACCTCGCCGCCGCCGCCCGCCCGGCCGGCGGGACGGACCCGGCCGCCGCCTGGCCGGACCTCTCGCTCGTGGCCGCGGGCCACCAGAGCGCCGGGCGCGGGCGGCTCGACCGGGTCTGGACCACCGAGCCCGGCACCGCCCTGACCTTCAGCCTCCTGCTGCGCCCGGCCGGAGCCGTCCCGCTGCCGGACTACCCCTGGCTGACGCTGCTCATGGCGGTCTCGGTCGCCGAGGCGCTGGCGGCCGAGGGCGTGGACGCGGCCGTGAAGTGGCCCAACGACGTGCTCGTGGACGGGCGCAAGATCGCCGGGCTGCTGGCCGTTCTCGTGCCCGGGGACCCGCCGGCGGTGGTGCTCGGCGCCGGCGTCAACGTCGGCCAGGACGCGCTGCCCGTGCCCACCGCGACCTCGCTGCGCCGACTCACCGGCCGCGCGAGCCCCCGCCCCCAGCTGCTCGTGCGCGTGCTCGAGGCCTTCCTGCCGCGCTACCGCCGGTTGTGCGCCGAGCCGGGCGCCGCCGCCCCGGGCGGGGCGCTGCACGCGCAGGTCGCGGGGCGGATGGAGACCCTGGGGCGGGCCGTGCGCGCCGAGCTGCCGGGCGGGCGCCCGCCGCTGGTGGGCACGGCCGAGGGGCTGGGGGCCTCCGGGGCCCTGCTGGTGCGCGACGCGGCGGGGACCGTGCACGAGGTCACCGCGGGGGACGTCGTCCACCTGCGCCCGGCCGCCCCGGCCGCGGCGGCCCCCGGGGCGTCCGACGGCGGGGCGGGGGACCGGCCGTGA
- a CDS encoding YciI family protein, whose protein sequence is MSPEQPPVVAVTYVYGGPADVLAARRPEHREYLRGLVEQGLLLASGPYDDDGPAGALLVFAAEPAEVARLTDEDPLVRHGVVTERTVRPWNVVLGRVG, encoded by the coding sequence GTGAGCCCCGAGCAGCCCCCCGTCGTCGCCGTCACCTACGTCTACGGCGGCCCCGCCGACGTCCTCGCCGCCCGCCGGCCCGAGCACCGCGAGTACCTGCGCGGGCTCGTGGAGCAGGGCCTGCTGCTGGCCTCCGGTCCCTACGACGACGACGGGCCCGCCGGTGCGCTGCTGGTCTTCGCCGCGGAGCCCGCCGAGGTGGCGCGGCTCACCGACGAGGACCCCCTGGTGCGCCACGGCGTGGTCACCGAGCGCACCGTGCGCCCGTGGAACGTCGTGCTGGGCCGCGTGGGCTGA
- a CDS encoding GAF domain-containing protein has protein sequence MGAPAEGPTTTDPLLRLSWARSLDHLSAPERCTPRVVLDGSDVREARSPLRLLMPVLDELLTPLAEDTGLVVAVTDPGGVILRVRGSAATRRRAESMGFVEGADWSEPAVGTNAPGTALVLRRPVTVHREQHFYPEARPWTCTAAPLLHPVTGALLGAVDLTGGDAAASPATRALVGAAVRAARAELALALRSARRSENAAAAPSAAPAHGAFLRVLGDAPPALVLDGQALELTERHAEILLALSRAGNGLSTAELSEQLWAGRAQETTVRAEVLRLRRLLESRGGPAIASRPYRLETPLPSDAGRVLELLARGSHRRALREYTGALLPHSEAPSLVALRHRLTGLLREAVLTDGSAEAVREYLTLPEAADDAEAWALLLRLLPARSPARAEAVLELERLRR, from the coding sequence GTGGGCGCACCGGCGGAGGGACCGACGACGACGGACCCGCTGCTGCGACTGTCCTGGGCCCGGTCGCTGGACCACCTCTCGGCGCCCGAGCGCTGCACCCCGCGGGTCGTGCTGGACGGCTCCGACGTCCGGGAAGCCCGCTCCCCGCTGCGGCTGCTGATGCCCGTGCTCGACGAGCTGCTCACCCCGCTGGCCGAGGACACCGGGCTGGTCGTGGCCGTCACGGACCCCGGCGGCGTGATCCTGCGGGTCCGGGGCAGCGCCGCGACCCGGCGGCGGGCCGAGTCCATGGGCTTCGTCGAGGGCGCCGACTGGTCCGAGCCGGCCGTGGGCACCAACGCCCCGGGCACCGCCCTGGTCCTGCGCCGGCCCGTAACCGTGCACCGCGAGCAGCACTTCTACCCCGAGGCCCGGCCCTGGACCTGCACGGCTGCCCCCCTGCTGCACCCCGTCACGGGGGCGCTGCTGGGGGCCGTGGACCTGACGGGCGGGGACGCCGCCGCGAGCCCCGCCACCCGGGCGCTGGTCGGCGCGGCAGTGCGCGCCGCCCGGGCCGAGCTCGCCCTCGCCCTGCGCTCCGCGCGCCGCTCCGAGAACGCCGCGGCGGCGCCGTCCGCCGCCCCCGCCCACGGCGCGTTCCTGCGCGTGCTCGGCGACGCCCCGCCGGCACTGGTGCTGGACGGGCAGGCCCTGGAGCTCACCGAGCGCCACGCCGAGATCCTCCTGGCCCTGTCCCGCGCCGGCAACGGCCTGAGCACCGCGGAGCTGTCGGAGCAGCTGTGGGCCGGCCGGGCACAGGAGACCACGGTGCGCGCCGAGGTCCTGCGGCTGCGCCGGCTGCTCGAGTCCCGGGGCGGGCCGGCGATCGCCTCCCGCCCCTACCGGCTCGAGACCCCGCTGCCCTCGGATGCGGGCCGGGTGCTCGAGCTGCTCGCCCGGGGCTCGCACCGGCGGGCGCTGCGCGAGTACACCGGGGCGCTGCTGCCGCACTCCGAGGCGCCGTCCCTCGTGGCCCTGCGCCACCGCCTCACCGGGCTCCTGCGCGAGGCCGTCCTCACCGACGGCTCGGCCGAGGCCGTGCGCGAGTACCTCACCCTGCCGGAGGCCGCCGACGACGCCGAGGCGTGGGCGCTGCTGCTGCGCCTCCTGCCGGCCCGCTCCCCCGCCCGCGCCGAGGCCGTCCTCGAGCTGGAGCGGCTGCGCCGCTGA
- a CDS encoding acyl-CoA carboxylase subunit beta: protein MSHDLTTTAGKIADFHDRRARSEAPAGRAAIDKQHARGRNTARERVEMLLDEDSFVEFDALATHRSTAFGMESKKLLGDGVVSGYGTVDGRLVAVYSQDFAVFGGSLSQVNGEKIVKVQKFALRNGCPVIGINDGGGARIQEGVASLAMFADIFNMNVRSSGVVPQISLIMGPCAGGAAYSPALTDYIVMVDKTSHMFITGPDVIKTVTGETVDMETLGGARQHNTTTGTATYLAEDEQDAFEFVHELLEFLPANNLHEAPLLEHDQEEETTEADLALDGLVPDSANQPYDMRAVIEAVVDDGHFLEMQSLYAPNVLIGYARVEGHTVGIVANQPLQFAGTLDIAASEKAARFVRHCDAFNVPVLTLVDVPGFLPGTDQEFNGIIRRGAKLLYAYAEATVPLVTLITRKAYGGAYIVMGSKKLGADVNLAWPTAQIGVMGAQGAVEILYRRDLAAAAERGEDVDALRAELVQKYEEELLNPYQAAELGYVDAVIAPSETRLQVVRALRALREKRATQPAKKHGNIPL, encoded by the coding sequence ATGAGCCACGACCTGACCACCACCGCCGGCAAGATCGCCGACTTCCACGACCGGCGCGCCCGCTCCGAGGCGCCCGCGGGCCGGGCGGCGATCGACAAGCAGCACGCCCGGGGGCGCAACACCGCGCGCGAGCGCGTGGAGATGCTGCTCGACGAGGACTCGTTCGTGGAGTTCGACGCCCTGGCGACCCACCGCTCCACGGCCTTCGGCATGGAGTCGAAGAAGCTGCTGGGCGACGGCGTGGTCAGCGGCTACGGCACGGTCGACGGCCGGCTCGTGGCCGTCTACTCGCAGGACTTCGCGGTCTTCGGCGGGTCCCTGTCCCAGGTCAACGGGGAGAAGATCGTCAAGGTGCAGAAGTTCGCGCTGCGCAACGGCTGCCCGGTGATCGGCATCAACGACGGCGGCGGGGCCCGCATCCAGGAGGGCGTGGCCTCCCTGGCGATGTTCGCCGACATCTTCAACATGAACGTCCGCTCCTCCGGGGTGGTCCCCCAGATCTCGCTGATCATGGGCCCGTGCGCGGGCGGGGCCGCCTACTCCCCCGCCCTGACCGACTACATCGTGATGGTCGACAAGACCTCGCACATGTTCATCACCGGCCCGGACGTGATCAAGACCGTCACGGGCGAGACCGTGGACATGGAGACCCTCGGCGGGGCCCGGCAGCACAACACGACGACCGGCACCGCGACCTACCTCGCCGAGGACGAGCAGGACGCCTTCGAGTTCGTCCACGAGCTGCTGGAGTTCCTCCCGGCCAACAACCTCCACGAGGCCCCGCTGCTCGAGCACGACCAGGAGGAGGAGACCACCGAGGCCGACCTCGCCCTCGACGGGCTCGTGCCCGACTCCGCGAACCAGCCCTACGACATGCGCGCCGTGATCGAGGCGGTCGTCGACGACGGCCACTTCCTCGAGATGCAGTCCCTCTACGCGCCCAACGTGCTCATCGGCTACGCCCGGGTCGAGGGCCACACCGTGGGGATCGTCGCCAACCAGCCGCTGCAGTTCGCCGGGACCCTGGACATCGCCGCCTCGGAGAAGGCCGCCCGGTTCGTGCGCCACTGCGACGCGTTCAACGTCCCCGTGCTCACCCTCGTGGACGTGCCCGGGTTCCTGCCCGGCACCGACCAGGAGTTCAACGGCATCATCCGCCGCGGGGCCAAGCTGCTCTACGCCTACGCCGAGGCCACCGTGCCCCTGGTCACCCTGATCACCCGCAAGGCCTACGGCGGGGCCTACATCGTGATGGGCTCCAAGAAGCTCGGCGCCGACGTCAACCTCGCCTGGCCCACCGCCCAGATCGGCGTGATGGGCGCGCAGGGCGCCGTCGAGATCCTCTACCGCCGCGACCTCGCGGCCGCCGCCGAGCGCGGCGAGGACGTCGACGCGCTGCGCGCCGAGCTCGTGCAGAAGTACGAGGAGGAGCTGCTGAACCCCTACCAGGCCGCGGAGCTGGGCTACGTGGACGCCGTGATCGCCCCCTCGGAGACCCGGCTGCAGGTGGTCCGGGCGCTGCGGGCCCTGCGCGAGAAGCGCGCCACGCAGCCGGCCAAGAAGCACGGGAACATCCCGCTGTGA
- a CDS encoding DUF885 domain-containing protein, with protein MTAHLSATTPSGDPVPAGTRHATAVDAVAERWYARTLELDPAQAALHGIRPHETGYRDYGPDGPRAWAEAARDTLAELARTAPSDDTDRVTAHALRERLGVGLDLHEAGLTGWEVNNIASPVQEIREVFDGLPRGGAEDWRAVAQRLRAVPGAVAGYLRALHQAQARGRSASADQMRTAARQARGYAAPGGFFDRLARHRRVPEALREEVAAAAAAAREAYTGLADALSGELTVRARGTDAVGPEEYALRLREFLGATVDPAELYAWGVDHLADIVDEQRRLARRIVPGASVAEAVAFLDADPARRLHGTGALQAWMQELSDAAVDALAGTHFEITAPMRRLECRIAPTHDGGIWYTGPSADFSRPGRMWWSVPEGTEHFTTWEQTTTVYHEGVPGHHLQFATALANAAELNLWRRAGLWVSGHGEGWALYAERLMDELGFLEDPGDRMGMLDSQRLRAARVVFDIGFHCGFTVPGELGDALGGARPGVVWSAEDGWRFLRANIVMAEPMLRFEWLRYRGWPGQAPSYKAGQRLWERSREHARAAAGARFRLRDFHTRALRLGSVGLDTLEFALNL; from the coding sequence ATGACCGCCCACCTGTCCGCCACCACGCCCTCCGGGGACCCGGTGCCCGCCGGGACCCGCCACGCCACCGCGGTCGACGCCGTCGCCGAGCGCTGGTACGCCCGCACCCTCGAGCTGGACCCCGCGCAGGCCGCGCTGCACGGGATCCGCCCGCACGAGACCGGCTACCGGGACTACGGCCCGGACGGTCCGCGGGCGTGGGCCGAGGCAGCCCGGGACACCCTCGCCGAGCTGGCCCGCACCGCCCCCTCCGACGACACCGACCGGGTCACCGCCCACGCCCTGCGCGAGCGGCTGGGCGTGGGCCTGGACCTGCACGAGGCCGGGCTGACCGGCTGGGAGGTCAACAACATCGCCTCCCCCGTCCAGGAGATCCGGGAGGTCTTCGACGGGCTGCCGCGCGGCGGCGCCGAGGACTGGCGGGCCGTCGCGCAGCGCCTGCGCGCGGTGCCCGGGGCCGTGGCCGGCTATCTGCGGGCGCTGCACCAGGCCCAGGCGCGTGGCCGGTCGGCCTCCGCCGACCAGATGCGCACGGCCGCCCGCCAGGCCCGCGGCTACGCGGCGCCCGGCGGGTTCTTCGACCGGCTCGCCCGGCACCGGCGCGTCCCGGAGGCGCTGCGCGAGGAGGTCGCCGCCGCCGCGGCCGCCGCCCGGGAGGCCTACACCGGGCTGGCCGACGCCCTGTCCGGGGAGCTGACCGTGCGGGCCCGGGGAACCGACGCGGTCGGGCCCGAGGAGTACGCCCTGCGGCTGCGGGAGTTCCTCGGCGCCACCGTGGACCCGGCCGAGCTCTACGCCTGGGGCGTGGACCACCTCGCCGACATCGTCGACGAGCAGCGCCGGCTGGCCCGCCGGATCGTCCCGGGCGCCTCCGTGGCGGAGGCCGTGGCGTTCCTCGACGCCGACCCCGCCCGCCGGCTGCACGGCACCGGGGCCCTGCAGGCGTGGATGCAGGAGCTCTCCGACGCGGCCGTCGACGCGCTGGCTGGGACCCACTTCGAGATCACGGCGCCCATGCGCCGGCTCGAGTGCCGGATCGCCCCGACCCACGACGGCGGGATCTGGTACACCGGCCCCAGCGCGGACTTCTCCCGGCCGGGCCGGATGTGGTGGTCGGTGCCCGAGGGCACGGAGCACTTCACGACCTGGGAGCAGACGACGACGGTCTACCACGAGGGCGTGCCGGGCCACCACCTGCAGTTCGCGACCGCCCTGGCCAACGCCGCCGAGCTGAACCTGTGGCGCCGGGCGGGACTGTGGGTCTCCGGCCACGGCGAGGGGTGGGCCCTGTACGCCGAGCGGCTCATGGACGAGCTCGGCTTCCTGGAGGACCCCGGGGACCGGATGGGCATGCTCGACTCCCAGCGCCTGCGCGCCGCCCGGGTGGTCTTCGACATCGGCTTCCACTGCGGGTTCACCGTCCCGGGCGAGCTCGGGGACGCCCTGGGCGGGGCCCGCCCCGGGGTGGTGTGGAGCGCCGAGGACGGCTGGCGGTTCCTGCGCGCGAACATCGTGATGGCCGAGCCGATGCTGCGCTTCGAGTGGCTGCGCTACCGCGGCTGGCCGGGCCAGGCGCCCTCCTACAAGGCGGGCCAGCGGCTGTGGGAGCGGTCCCGGGAGCACGCGCGCGCGGCCGCCGGGGCGCGGTTCCGGCTCCGGGACTTCCACACGCGGGCGCTGCGGCTGGGCTCCGTGGGCCTCGACACCTTGGAGTTCGCCCTGAACCTGTGA
- a CDS encoding acyl-CoA carboxylase subunit epsilon: MSAPEQQAPALRFVAGSPTPEEVAAVTAVLLARRPPAEQDERAATGPRAQFRRMRLGLRLRPGRGAWRRSRAEE; this comes from the coding sequence GTGAGCGCCCCCGAGCAGCAGGCGCCGGCGCTGCGCTTCGTCGCCGGCAGCCCGACCCCCGAGGAGGTCGCCGCGGTCACCGCGGTCCTGCTCGCCCGCCGGCCCCCGGCCGAGCAGGACGAGCGGGCGGCCACCGGTCCGCGCGCCCAGTTCCGCCGGATGCGCCTGGGCCTGCGGCTGCGCCCCGGCCGCGGCGCGTGGCGGCGCTCCCGGGCCGAGGAGTGA
- a CDS encoding dicarboxylate/amino acid:cation symporter: protein MVSASSTPRLPRWATAFGPQIVLALVLGVALGLAADALGGDPDTDPNGLMTALDTIGTSYVTLLKAAVVPLVVTAVISSIANLREVSDAARLAWKTLLWFGITALIAVVVGLVLGLVVQPGAGTGASAPAESYEGTQGSWLAFLTGLVPGNFLGLQASSTVTGAGAVATTTSFNVLQVLVVSAAVGIAALKVGEPAEPFLAVVRSALAVVQKVVWWIIRLAPLGTLGLIGRAVFEYGWTSMGGLLAFVATVYAGLLVVALVVYPVLVRLHGLSVKQYVSGVWPAVQLGFVSRSSVGTMPLTQRVTERNLGVPRAYASFAVPLGATTKMDGCAAVYPAIAALFVAQFYGIELDVTHYVLIALVSVLGSAATAGTTGATVMLTLTLSTLGLPLDGVGLLLAVDPIIDMGRTALNVAGQALVPTIVAHREGLLDRELYDAPRSGDPFVPEDAAPEGATPEEAAATGAR, encoded by the coding sequence ATGGTTTCCGCTTCAAGCACTCCGCGTCTGCCCCGCTGGGCCACCGCCTTCGGGCCGCAGATCGTCCTCGCCCTCGTCCTGGGCGTCGCCCTCGGCCTCGCCGCCGACGCGCTGGGCGGTGATCCCGACACCGACCCGAACGGGCTGATGACCGCCCTCGACACGATCGGGACCAGCTACGTCACCCTGCTGAAGGCCGCGGTCGTCCCGCTCGTGGTCACCGCCGTCATCTCCTCGATCGCCAACCTCCGGGAGGTCTCCGACGCGGCCCGGCTGGCCTGGAAGACGCTGCTGTGGTTCGGCATCACCGCGCTGATCGCCGTGGTCGTGGGCCTCGTGCTCGGGCTCGTGGTCCAGCCCGGGGCCGGCACCGGGGCGAGCGCCCCCGCGGAGTCCTACGAGGGGACCCAGGGGTCCTGGCTCGCGTTCCTCACCGGCCTGGTCCCGGGCAACTTCCTGGGCCTGCAGGCCTCCTCCACCGTGACCGGGGCCGGGGCGGTGGCCACCACCACGAGCTTCAACGTCCTGCAGGTGCTCGTCGTCTCGGCCGCCGTGGGCATCGCCGCCCTGAAGGTCGGCGAACCCGCCGAGCCGTTCCTGGCCGTGGTCCGCTCGGCGCTGGCCGTGGTGCAGAAGGTCGTGTGGTGGATCATCCGCCTCGCCCCGCTGGGCACCCTCGGGCTGATCGGCAGGGCCGTCTTCGAGTACGGCTGGACCTCCATGGGCGGGCTGCTGGCCTTCGTCGCCACCGTCTACGCCGGCCTGCTCGTCGTGGCCCTCGTGGTCTACCCCGTGCTCGTGCGCCTGCACGGGCTGTCCGTGAAGCAGTACGTCTCCGGCGTGTGGCCGGCCGTGCAGCTGGGCTTCGTCTCGCGCTCCTCCGTGGGCACGATGCCGCTGACCCAGCGGGTGACCGAGCGCAACCTCGGCGTGCCCCGCGCCTACGCCTCCTTCGCGGTGCCCCTGGGCGCCACCACCAAGATGGACGGCTGCGCCGCGGTCTATCCCGCGATCGCCGCCCTGTTCGTCGCGCAGTTCTACGGGATCGAGCTGGACGTCACGCACTACGTGCTCATCGCGCTCGTGTCCGTGCTGGGCTCCGCGGCGACCGCCGGCACCACGGGCGCCACCGTGATGCTCACCCTGACGCTGTCCACACTGGGCCTGCCGCTCGACGGCGTGGGCCTCCTGCTGGCCGTGGACCCGATCATCGACATGGGCCGCACCGCGCTCAACGTGGCGGGCCAGGCCCTGGTGCCCACGATCGTCGCCCACCGCGAGGGGCTGCTGGACCGGGAGCTCTACGACGCCCCGCGCTCCGGCGACCCCTTCGTCCCCGAGGACGCCGCCCCCGAGGGCGCCACCCCCGAGGAGGCCGCGGCGACCGGGGCCCGCTGA
- the adhP gene encoding alcohol dehydrogenase AdhP, which yields MNAQQAPTVQESAATAVPGTMTAAVVTAFGQPLEVKDLPVPEPGPGQVLVKLISTGVCHTDLHAAHGDWPVQPTPPFVPGHEGVGTVVALGPGVTEVQEGDLVGNAWLASACGHCRNCRTGWETLCEEQVNGGYSIDGSFGQYMLVDARFAAQIPAGADPYEVAPVLCAGVTVYKGLKMTEARPGEWVVISGIGGLGHLAVQYAVAMGLRVAAVDVADDKLALARKHGAEITVNAFAEDPAEAVLAQIPGGADAVLVTAVHPAAFGQAIGMVRRGGTIVFNGLPPGDFPAPIFDIVLKGLTIRGSIVGTRQDMVEALDFYARGLIHPTYSTRPLEDVNAILDEMEKGKIEGRVVVEY from the coding sequence ATGAACGCCCAGCAAGCCCCGACCGTCCAGGAGTCCGCGGCCACCGCGGTCCCCGGCACCATGACCGCCGCCGTCGTCACCGCCTTCGGGCAGCCCCTGGAGGTCAAGGACCTCCCGGTCCCCGAGCCCGGCCCCGGCCAGGTCCTCGTCAAGCTGATCTCGACCGGTGTGTGCCACACCGACCTGCACGCCGCCCACGGCGACTGGCCGGTCCAGCCCACCCCGCCCTTCGTCCCGGGCCACGAGGGCGTGGGCACGGTGGTGGCCCTCGGCCCGGGGGTCACGGAGGTGCAGGAGGGCGACCTCGTGGGCAACGCCTGGCTGGCCTCGGCGTGCGGGCACTGCCGCAACTGCCGCACCGGCTGGGAGACGCTGTGCGAGGAGCAGGTCAACGGCGGCTACAGCATCGACGGGTCCTTCGGCCAGTACATGCTGGTCGACGCCCGCTTCGCCGCGCAGATCCCCGCGGGCGCCGACCCGTACGAGGTGGCGCCGGTGCTGTGCGCCGGGGTCACCGTCTACAAGGGCCTGAAGATGACCGAGGCGCGGCCCGGGGAGTGGGTGGTGATCTCCGGCATCGGCGGCCTGGGGCACCTGGCCGTGCAGTACGCGGTGGCCATGGGCCTGCGGGTCGCGGCGGTCGACGTCGCCGACGACAAGCTGGCCCTCGCCCGCAAGCACGGCGCGGAGATCACCGTCAACGCGTTCGCGGAGGACCCGGCCGAGGCCGTGCTCGCGCAGATCCCGGGCGGTGCGGACGCCGTGCTGGTGACCGCCGTGCACCCGGCCGCGTTCGGCCAGGCGATCGGCATGGTCCGCCGCGGCGGGACGATCGTGTTCAACGGTCTGCCGCCCGGGGACTTCCCGGCGCCGATCTTCGACATCGTGCTCAAGGGCCTGACCATCCGCGGGTCCATCGTGGGCACGCGCCAGGACATGGTCGAGGCCCTCGACTTCTACGCGCGCGGTCTGATCCACCCGACCTACAGCACCCGTCCGCTCGAGGACGTCAACGCGATCCTCGACGAGATGGAGAAGGGCAAGATCGAGGGCCGCGTGGTCGTCGAGTACTGA
- a CDS encoding Maf family protein: MTPRLVLASRSPARTKLLADAGIGHDRLVSDVDEDAVVRERGVTGAEETAMVLARAKAEAVAALPEAAGALVLGCDSVFALDGEVHGKPLDPAVATARIRAMRGRSGVLHTGHWLVDTRGPAAGGTGFAGGAPASAEVFFAPMSDDEVAAYVATGEPLHVAGSFTIDSLGASFVERVEGDVHAVVGLSLAVLRRLLAEAGVGVPELWTPRP, encoded by the coding sequence GTGACTCCCCGCCTCGTCCTCGCCTCCCGCTCCCCCGCCCGCACCAAGCTGCTGGCCGACGCCGGGATCGGCCACGACCGGCTCGTCTCCGACGTGGACGAGGACGCCGTGGTCCGGGAGCGCGGGGTGACCGGCGCCGAGGAGACCGCGATGGTCCTGGCCCGGGCCAAGGCGGAGGCCGTGGCGGCGCTGCCCGAGGCCGCCGGCGCCCTCGTGCTGGGCTGCGACTCGGTCTTCGCCCTCGACGGCGAGGTCCACGGCAAGCCGCTGGACCCGGCCGTGGCCACCGCCCGCATCCGGGCGATGCGCGGTCGCTCGGGCGTGCTGCACACCGGGCACTGGCTCGTGGACACCCGCGGCCCCGCCGCCGGCGGCACGGGCTTCGCCGGGGGCGCCCCGGCGAGCGCCGAGGTCTTCTTCGCGCCGATGTCCGACGACGAGGTCGCCGCCTACGTCGCCACCGGCGAGCCCCTGCACGTGGCGGGCTCCTTCACCATCGACTCCCTCGGGGCCTCGTTCGTCGAGCGCGTGGAGGGGGACGTGCACGCCGTCGTCGGCCTGAGCCTGGCGGTGCTGCGCCGCCTGCTGGCGGAGGCCGGGGTGGGCGTGCCCGAGCTGTGGACCCCGCGCCCCTGA